One part of the Aspergillus luchuensis IFO 4308 DNA, chromosome 5, nearly complete sequence genome encodes these proteins:
- a CDS encoding uncharacterized protein (COG:H;~EggNog:ENOG410PVGX;~InterPro:IPR008949,IPR000092;~PFAM:PF19086,PF00348;~SMCOG1182:Polyprenyl synthetase;~antiSMASH:Cluster_5.22;~go_process: GO:0008299 - isoprenoid biosynthetic process [Evidence IEA]): protein MFKQYSHILSHKRRRSRGSTINQVLSAAQSEPASEAATVSDPVEIWTHSQLLPEDDEHRKDCFTTLTPRIHKYDHVAQRGSDRFVQDLTAALNLDEPQTSYLSSPVGNYASFLYPECLPERLETVAYLTELGNLHDGKQQGKKTDESAESPRVAARKQLLEKAMSELSDKDKDGHEIIDCYRSNWLVTPEVPTAENCANLDDYVARRRLNAGIDVYWTLMGFAHGTRLGKEDQAVVRDALDAAERTMFFTNDYYSWPKEKRISKKRPVANVILFLMEHQNMSEEDAVAKAKQLIIDNEHEFVRRREALYQANSDLAPQLRKWMEVLGASLAGIHYWCKNAPRYAVPETAEESEEEESSSEEDGSDEEESSSDEDTEDDEEEEEEEKAAPVEVVPEPEQSEEPVEVAVWTPLVTEEETPDVHLDTSALLAPSSYARSISRSTLHSDLLTSLNAWLQVPARPLAFIRQVITELQDSTGMLADVQDQAALRDQRTPAHLVYGPAQCMNSAAYLFVRAARIVTSLNCPGMLDGLLQELEAHFVGQSWELNWRFSTHCPGETEYLAMVDQKAGASFRLLTRLMQAASMGGATLDLEPFTKVLGRLSQIRHEYLGLLESATSDRSFGEDLDQAKVTYPIVRACNLDPAGRAVIFGIFRQKPAGTVLPIESKRQIVSLVQQTGALQATYDLIRQLGREAMNTLSELETAAEELNPSLRAVVKSLAEVPAPDHL, encoded by the exons ATGTTCAAGCAGTATTCCCACATCTTGTCCCACAAGAGGCGTCGCAGCAGGGGAAGCACCATAAACCAAGTCCTATCGGCCGCTCAGTCTGAGCCTGCATCTGAGGCTGCCACGGTCAGCGATCCTGTCGAAATATGGACGCACTCGCAGTTGCTgcccgaggatgacgagcaTCGCAAGGACTGCTTCACCACCCTGACCCCGCGCATTCACAAGTACGACCATGTCGCCCAGCGCGGCAGCGATCGCTTCGTCCAGGACCTGACGGCCGCTCTGAACCTGGATGAGCCCCAGACCAGctacctctcctcccccgtcGGCAACTATGCCAGCTTCCTCTACCCGGAGTGTCTGCCCGAACGTCTTGAGACTGTCGCGTACTTGACTGAACTCGGCAATCTGCATGATG GCAAACAACAAGGCAAGAAAACCGATGAATCCGCCGAATCCCCCCGCGTCGCCGCCCGGAAACAACTACTAGAAAAGGCCATGTCGGAGCTGTcggacaaggacaaggatggCCACGAGATCATCGACTGCTACCGCAGTAACTGGCTGGTCACCCCGGAGGTTCCCACGGCCGAGAACTGCGCCAACCTCGACGACTATGTCGCCCGGAGACGCCTCAATGCGGGCATTGA CGTCTACTGGACCCTCATGGGCTTCGCGCATGGCACTCgtcttggaaaagaagatcagGCGGTGGTACGCGACGCATTGGATGCCGCCGAGCGCACCATGTTCTTCACCAACGACTACTACAGCTGGCCCAAGGAGAAGCGCATCTCTAAGAAGCGCCCCGTTGCCAACGTGATTCTTTTCCTCATGGAACACCAGAACATGTCCGAGGAAGACGCCGTCGCCAAGGCGAAGCAGCTGATCATCGACAACGAGCACGAGTTTGTCCGCCGTCGCGAGGCGCTCTACCAGGCCAACTCGGACCTGGCACCTCAGCTCCGCAAATGGATGGAGGTGCTGGGCGCCTCCCTGGCTGGTATCCACTACTGGTGCAAGAATGCTCCGCGCTACGCAGTCCCCGAAACTGCCGAGGAGagtgaagaggaggagtcgTCatccgaggaagatggctccgatgaggaagaatcTTCCTCTGACGAAGACAccgaagacgacgaggaagaagaagaggaagaaaaggctgCCCCCGTTGAGGTGGTGCCGGAACCCGAACAGAGTGAAGAACCCGTGGAGGTGGCTGTCTGGACCCCCCTGGTCACCGAGGAGGAAACCCCCGACGTGCATCTGGATACCTCCGCCCTGCTGGCCCCCAGCAGCTACGCCCGCTCGATCTCCCGCAGCACCCTGCACAGCGACCTGCTTACTTCCCTGAATGCCTGGCTGCAGGTTCCCGCCCGCCCGTTGGCCTTCATTCGCCAGGTTATTACCGAGCTGCAGGATTCGACCGGCATGCTGGCCGACGTGCAGGACCAGGCCGCCCTGCGCGACCAGCGCACCCCGGCCCACCTGGTGTACGGACCCGCGCAGTGCATGAACAGTGCGGCGTACTTGTTTGTGCGCGCCGCCCGCATCGTGACCAGCCTCAACTGCCCCGGCATGCTGGATgggctgctgcaggaacTGGAGGCACACTTTGTCGGCCAGTCGTGGGAGCTGAACTGGCGCTTTTCGACCCACTGCCCCGGTGAGACCGAGTATCTGGCCATGGTGGACCAGAAGGCCGGCGCCAGCTTCCGTCTGCTGACACGCCTCATGCAGGCTGCCAGCATGGGCGGTGCTACCCTGGACCTGGAGCCCTTCACCAAGGTGCTGGGTCGCCTGTCGCAGATCCGCCACGAGTATCTGGGTCTGCTGGAGTCCGCCACTAGCGACCGGTCGTTTGGCGAGGACCTGGACCAGGCCAAGGTGACGTACCCCATCGTCCGGGCCTGCAACTTGGACCCTGCTGGTCGGGCGGTTATCTTTGGCATCTTCCGCCAGAAGCCGGCCGGCACAGTGCTGCCCATTGAGAGCAAGCGGCAGATCGTGTCGCTGGTGCAGCAGACGGGGGCTCTGCAGGCCACCTACGACCTGATCCGTCAGCTGGGCCGTGAGGCCATGAACACGCTGAGCGAGCTGgagacggcggcggaggagctgaacCCGTCGTTGCGCGCGGTGGTGAAGTCGCTGGCTGAGGTGCCGGCACCGGATCACCTGTAA
- a CDS encoding aldehyde dehydrogenase family protein (COG:C;~EggNog:ENOG410PUP5;~InterPro:IPR015590,IPR029510,IPR016160,IPR016161, IPR016162,IPR016163;~PFAM:PF00171;~SMCOG1017:aldehyde dehydrogenase;~antiSMASH:Cluster_5.22;~go_function: GO:0016491 - oxidoreductase activity [Evidence IEA];~go_function: GO:0016620 - oxidoreductase activity, acting on the aldehyde or oxo group of donors, NAD or NADP as acceptor [Evidence IEA];~go_process: GO:0055114 - oxidation-reduction process [Evidence IEA]), with the protein MKPVTHVSFDPDYQSSQPSNLTLLDSVVLVMSQSIPQHPGQRENIETRLFINGEFVPSLSGSKFDLYNPATEELSASVYEAGPEDVDRAVAAAKAAFPAWSETGALQRAHLLEKWADRLEACADEISYLDAICMGKPAYSDHFGRFMTQFVRVYAAKALDITGESSLNTPGFVNVSLRQPFGVCGAIVPWNGPVVTMIFKAAAALVTGNTIVIKSSEKAPLSCLVAARCAQEAGFPPGVFNMLSGFGRPCGEAIARHMEIRKISFTGSTATGRAIQKMAAESNLKSVTLELGGKSPLVIWDDADLSKAVPAAAMSILTNSGQVCVASSRVYVHEAIASQFLEQLKTTMTEMGKSGHPLIPGTTRGPQADAVQFARVQGYLDLAKQEGVSVYLGGAREGDKGYFVQPTILKDVPEESRLMKEEIFGPVVAVNTFTDEEDVMARANDSEYGLYASVYTRDISRALRAAKKFEAGTVGVNCTSPTMAFDMPFGGWKGSGEGRELSRYATDYWTELKSVLIAL; encoded by the exons ATGAAGCCCGTCACCCATGTCTCTTTTGATCCTGACTATCAATCCTCACAACCCTCTAATCTCACTCTCCTCGATTCAGTCGTTCTCGTCATGTCTCAATCTATCCCCCAACATCCCGGACAGCGGGAGAACATTGAGACTCGCCTCTTCATTAACGGCGAGTTtgtcccctccctctccgggTCCAAGTTCGACCTGTACAACCCGGCTACCGAGGAGCTCAGTGCCTCGGTTTATGAAGCCGGTCCCGAGGACGTTGACCGCGCCGTTGCGGCCGCCAAAGCTGCCTTCCCGGCCTGGTCGGAAACAGGAGCCCTGCAGCGAGCCCACTTGCTGGAGAAATGGGCCGATCGTTTGGAGGCATGCGCTGATGAGATCTCCTATCTTGATGCCATTTGCATGGGCAAGCCCGCTTACAGTGACC ACTTCGGTCGTTTCATGACCCAGTTCGTGCGGGTATATGCCGCTAAGGCCCTAGATATCACCGGCGAATCTTCCCTGAACACCCCTGGCTTCGTTAATGTCAGCTTGCGCCAACCCTTTGGCGTGTGCGGTGCTATTGTCCCCTGGAACGGCCCCGTGGTGACCATGATCTTCAAGGCTGCCGCAGCTCTGGTCACCGGCaacaccatcgtcatcaagtCTTCCGAAAAGGCCCCTCTGAGTTGCCTGGTGGCTGCTCGCTGTGCCCAGGAAGCCGGCTTTCCCCCGGGTGTGTTCAATATGCTCAGCGGATTCGGTCGCCCCTGTGGTGAGGCCATCGCCCGTCACATGGAGATCCGCAAGATCTCCTTCACCGGCTCGACTGCCACGGGTCGCGCCATCCAGAAGATGGCCGCCGAATCGAACCTCAAGAGCGTCACGCTCGAGCTGGGCGGCAAGTCCCCGCTGGTGATCTGGGATGACGCCGATCTGAGCAAGGCCGTGCCGGCTGCCGCCATGtccatcctcaccaactCCGGGCAGGTCTGCGTTGCCAGCTCGCGGGTCTATGTACACGAGGCCATTGCCTCTCAGTTCCTTGAGCAGCTCAAGACCACCATGACGGAGATGGGCAAGAGTGGTCATCCGCTCATTCCGGGCACCACGCGCGGCCCGCAGGCCGATGCTGTCCAATTTGCGCGCGTACAGGGCTATCTGGATCTGGCGAAGCAGGAGGGTGTCTCGGTGTACTTAGGTGGTGCGCGCGAGGGCGACAAAGGTTACTTTGTGCAGCCGACCATCCTGAAGGATGTGCCGGAGGAGTCGCGCctgatgaaggaggagatcttTGGTCCCGTGGTGGCCGTCAACACCTtcaccgacgaggaagacgtCATGGCACGCGCCAACGACTCCGAGTACGGACTGTACGCTAGTGTCTACACTCGGGATATCTCGCGAGCGCTGCGAGCGGCCAAGAAGTTCGAGGCAGGCACCGTGGGGGTCAACTGCACCAGTCCGACCATGGCGTTTGACATGCCATTTGGGGGCTGGAAGGGCAGTGGAGAGGGACGAGAGCTGAGTCGGTATGCCACAGACTACTGGACCGAGCTGAAGTCGGTGTTGATCGCGTTGTAA